ACACCGTCGCACATCAGCTTTGAAAGAATGATGTGAACTGTTTCTAAAATTCGCTGCGGAGATTGTATTTTTTCCCAAGCATTGGGGCTTGACAATCCGCTGTCGTTGGGGAGGGTGATTGATTTTTCCACCGCGCCGCTGTGTATGTCTGCCAAAATTCCGCAAATGCTGGTGGTTCCAATGTCCAGTCCAATTGCTTTCAAGCTGCTCCCCCCTTAAATTGCTGTTGACTTTAAGTCCAAACGCTTTATAATATCCTGCTGAATGGCCGGGGACAAATCCAAAAAGTTTACAAACGTGCCGTGAATACGCATGATATAAACGCCGCTGGGGGCATACTTTTTCGGATTTTCCAAAACCTTCCGCAATGTTTCCGGCGTTGTTACATTCACATAGAGATAAAACGGTGCCGCCCCTTCATTCAGCTCGTTAAAAAACAGCGGATTTATAATCTTGTTTTTAAACTCCATTCCCTTTTCTTCCAAGGTATCCGCTTTAAAATATTTCGGGTCAATTCCCAAATGGGAAGCATATCCGCCATTCATTTTTTCAAAGGGCAGCTTCATGTTAGAAAGCATACGAAAGCCCAGCCCGTTGCAGGCTTCCCCATACAGCGGGTCTACGCCATAGCCCAGCATTTCCCTTGCCTTTCTTCCGTCGGGCGTTGCCGAAACCCAATATCCATATAAAAGATGGGTAGACGGGCTGCTGAAGTCCGGCCGGAAGGGGTTGCCCAAATAGTTCTTTTTCGATGACACAATGTTCGCAATCCGCTCTGCAATCTCCGCCGCTTCATCATCAACATCTTCTAAATTGTTTCCAAATTTATGGCAGGAAAGCAAAAATCTATGTAACGATTGATATCCCTCGAAATTGTTCTTTAAAGCTGGAATTAGGTTTTCCGCCTCGTCAGGTCGTTCTTTTAATAGGCTATCAATTGCAATAAAGCAGTCTGCCACAACAGTTAATCCGTGAATTAAGCACCCGCTACCGTTATATTTTGTACCCTGCTGCTTTGTATCCCGCAGGTCAATTCCGCTATCAAACCCGCCCATAAAGCAGGATAAAAACGGCACTCTTAAATTTGACAGTGCTTGCGACGCACCGTTTGCAGCTTCCACCATTTTTTCTGCAAAAAATTCCACGTTTTTATAAAATAGCTCTCTTACACTTCGCAAATCACAGGGGCTAAGCTCTGCTATTTTTTCACCCGTTAAAATAGATATACCGCCATTTAACGTCAGTTCTAAAATTTTTGGCAGGTTCAGCCAGCTGTTTGTGGTGTTGCCGTTGTCTTTTCCCATAATAAGAGGTTCCTGGCAGCCGGCAATCGCAATGTCGGGCAAATCGCTGTCTTCAACCCCGCTTGCCTTAAGCACCTCGAACAGCGCATCGTCGTTAAACAGCGACGGCGTCAGAACGCCTGGAGAAAAGAAAAATCTGCCCAGCTCGCGGTACAGCTTATCCGGCGTGTTCTTATGCAGCTTTACCGACAAAATGGGCTGCGGCAAATTCATGTCGTAATATGCATCTAAAAGCGCATAGGTGGTCTCATTGGTCAAATCGTTTCCGCAAATGTCTTTTCCGCTGACAATGATATTTTGCGAAATGGCCCAGCTTCTGTCGGCAACATTAAAGAACACCAAAAAGTGGCGGAAAAGCTCCGACATTTCTTCTCTGTCCATGCAGCCTCGGAATTCGTCAAAAATCCGGTCTGCATTGCCAACGGAAAATGCAAAGGGATTGGGCGTTTGCTCTAAACACATTACCTGCCAAAGCAAAATAAAAAACTGGATTGCCTCATACAAGTTTTCCGCACCGTTTTCCGGCACTTTTTTTAACGTATCCGCTATGTGTGCAAGCTGATTTTTCCTATGTATGTCTGCCGTTTTCATTTGTTCTTTTACAATTATACGATACCTCTGCGCCAAAATCAAGACTGTTTTTAAAGATTCCGCCATTGCCTGATATCCGGTTCCGTTCCTTTGACTGAGCGTTTGAATCATCTCGTTCAACCCATGCTTTAGCGCAAACCGGAAATCAGGAATCAAGTGGCCCGTTACCTGTTCAACGAAAAACGCCACCTCTTTGGTGTAATTCTCTGCAGATTTATAAACCTTTCCCAGCTCCTGCACATATGGGGTGTTTTCATATTGTTTCCTCACCGCTTCAATTCTGTCTTTTGAAAATTCGTCATTCGGCTCAATGTCACCGAACACTGCTGTGGGGTCGCAATATCCGCTGAACTCCTCTACCTTAAAAGAAGGGTTAATCAGCGCATAGCTCCTGGCAAAACCATCGTCCTGCGTTCCCGCAAAAATACAGTTCTCGTTTAGCTCCAGTGGAATTTTTTTTGCAATTTCCTGCAAAATATAAGCCTTTTTCAGTTCCTCTGGAACTCCTGTAAACTGTTTGTCAACCCCGCAGGCAATTTCCTGGGCGATAAACCAGCCGTCCAGCCGTTTTTTGCTGCGCTCATAGGCAAACAGCTTTTTCGCTTTGTCTGTAATTTCATTTTTTTCATAAAGATTATGCAGCATAACAAATAACCCTCCTTAAGTTATAACCAGTTTCAATCCGTTTTTATAAAATTCCTCTTTAAAATTGTCTATTTCCTGCTTGGAAACAAATCCGTTTTCAATTTCATAAGGACGCTCCCACTTATCCTTGCCATATTCATGATATGGCAACAGTTCAAAAGCTGCGTTTTGTGTGTCTAGATTTTTAAAAAAAGAAGCAAATTCTTTATGCGCTCCACTGTTAAAGCCATGAATGAGCGGAATTCTAATGAGCACCTGCCGCCCAATTTTTGTTATTTCCGCAATGTTATTCAGCGTTTGCAAGTTGTCTGCCCCCGTCCATTGCTTGTGCTGCTCCATATCAACATGCTTTACATCTATTATCAAAAAATCTACAAACTGAAGCAGCTCCGTCAGTCTGCCGCAGGAACCGTTGGTTTCAATAGCGGTGTGAATCTCGTTTTTCTTTAAAAGGTGCAGCGTATTAAAAAGCTCTTCAAACTGCACGGTTGGCTCTCCGCCTGTAAAGGTTACACCACCGCCGTCGAAAAACATCATTTTGCACCGCTTCGCCTCGTCAGCAATTTCCTCCGGACTGTAATTCACAGT
This region of Congzhengia minquanensis genomic DNA includes:
- a CDS encoding radical SAM protein, giving the protein MVFIKIFQKGFNYSQDGPGNRLVYHMQGCNFRCKWCSNPESMENVCKTTVNYSPEEIADEAKRCKMMFFDGGGVTFTGGEPTVQFEELFNTLHLLKKNEIHTAIETNGSCGRLTELLQFVDFLIIDVKHVDMEQHKQWTGADNLQTLNNIAEITKIGRQVLIRIPLIHGFNSGAHKEFASFFKNLDTQNAAFELLPYHEYGKDKWERPYEIENGFVSKQEIDNFKEEFYKNGLKLVIT
- a CDS encoding pyruvate formate lyase family protein, with translation MLHNLYEKNEITDKAKKLFAYERSKKRLDGWFIAQEIACGVDKQFTGVPEELKKAYILQEIAKKIPLELNENCIFAGTQDDGFARSYALINPSFKVEEFSGYCDPTAVFGDIEPNDEFSKDRIEAVRKQYENTPYVQELGKVYKSAENYTKEVAFFVEQVTGHLIPDFRFALKHGLNEMIQTLSQRNGTGYQAMAESLKTVLILAQRYRIIVKEQMKTADIHRKNQLAHIADTLKKVPENGAENLYEAIQFFILLWQVMCLEQTPNPFAFSVGNADRIFDEFRGCMDREEMSELFRHFLVFFNVADRSWAISQNIIVSGKDICGNDLTNETTYALLDAYYDMNLPQPILSVKLHKNTPDKLYRELGRFFFSPGVLTPSLFNDDALFEVLKASGVEDSDLPDIAIAGCQEPLIMGKDNGNTTNSWLNLPKILELTLNGGISILTGEKIAELSPCDLRSVRELFYKNVEFFAEKMVEAANGASQALSNLRVPFLSCFMGGFDSGIDLRDTKQQGTKYNGSGCLIHGLTVVADCFIAIDSLLKERPDEAENLIPALKNNFEGYQSLHRFLLSCHKFGNNLEDVDDEAAEIAERIANIVSSKKNYLGNPFRPDFSSPSTHLLYGYWVSATPDGRKAREMLGYGVDPLYGEACNGLGFRMLSNMKLPFEKMNGGYASHLGIDPKYFKADTLEEKGMEFKNKIINPLFFNELNEGAAPFYLYVNVTTPETLRKVLENPKKYAPSGVYIMRIHGTFVNFLDLSPAIQQDIIKRLDLKSTAI